TTTCTAGAGCCACCAAACTCTCCCCCATGAGATCCCTAATCCTGGGAGCCCTCCTCAAATGGGCAAAGATTATGCCTAGCCACCAGAGCTGATGAATGggattctctctccttcctctcctaaaGGAATGGCACTGAAAAAAAACATGGCCTTTGGAGTTGCATGAGCCTGGACTTGAACCACAGTCTTGGACAAGTTCTTGTCCCAAATCTGTGTGCCAAACTGAAAAGGTGTGACTAACACCACCTACCCGTCAGGGTTGTTGGGAAAAGCAAATGGGCAGCCTAGCACAAGCAGGGCCTCAATGAATGTTAGCCAAGGCTTAGCAGCTCAGTGCCTGCTCCTTGTTCAAACCTTTACACAGCACCCTGTTGGGGACCAACAACGTTGGCTAGTGCTGCTGCTTCTCTGCTGGCTTAGAAACTGATTCAGGGACTCTCTCTAAATCCTGATGTATCCCTTGGGCTGGCTGTGCCAATGTTCACACGACTCTTAAAGGAGcattccagctctaccacttctTGGCTATACAGTCTGGGGCAGTTTgacccatctctgcctctgttcccTCATCTGAAAAGTAGAGAATTGGGTTCCCCACGTCATTGGATTGTTGGATTAAATGGATTAAGATATGTAATGCATTTAGTGCCTGACATACAGTAGAAGCATTTGCTATTACTGTCATCCCCAGTGTCACCTTCCCTTGTTTCTTCACCAAATGCTGCCTTACACCTGGGGAAATGGAGAAGGCACACATAAAAGCAATCCATTGGTCTTGGCATTCTATTATTCTCCTTGTAGAAGTCTTGGATAAATGAGGTAGTCTCCCTACTCTCCCTTCCAGTGAGGGGGGTGGATTAGAGCAGATCTTCTTGCTTCACATTCCTCCACTGTCATCAGGCTAGGCTCCCTGACTCCCAACCCATCCTTTGCTTCTTTCAGTAAAACCCATTCCAATTGGGGAATTAGAATTAATCTCTGTCTAAATTAAAGGCTGGGCAGGGAGCCATGGCGGGCTGTGATGGGCAGAGGCTGTGCAGGTGCTGCTCCGGGAAGGCAGCCCTGGGGCCTCCTGAGGGCTCCATTCATAAGAAGTTTCCAGGAACCTCCTGGGCCACTTCTAACCGCTAGATGGCCAAGCTACAgggtgattatttccttaggcAAGCAAACACTTCAGCCCTCTAATATGGTATTTCCTGGGGCTGGAATATCAACAGGAAGTCCTGTGGGGAAGAGCTCTGCCAAAACACTCATTCCGAGGAAGGGATTGGTAAACTGACAAATTTGCCCAGCCCTGTACAACATTCTGCAACTTCCACACGCAGGCTCTGCTGCAGGCTTCACCCACAGGCAGATCGCTGCTGTCTCTAGTCTTCTCTGGATTCCTGTGCCAGGGAGACTTATAGATGTGACCCTATGTGAGAAACCCAGACAGAAATTTGCACTTAAAGAGCAGTTAGACCATTTATTGGCATTAGGAGAGCATTCTTTTAAACAAGAGAAAGGACTCTGAACACTAAAATCTCATCCACTTTATGAAAACTTGAGACCAAACTCTCCAACATCTGTACACAGCTTAATCACGAACAAGCGCAAGAATTCGGgttaaatacaaattaaactaAACTGTCCTGctacaaagaaatgaaaggaaagctgggggcgggggtagcccccccccccgccaaaaatcactgctttcacactacaatgtTTCAGGTACAAGAATGTAACAATTCCCCAGGGCAGCGCAAAACCGCTTCCCATTGTCTCTTAAGGCAGTCATTTAATTACCAATTGTCCAAAGGCTAAGAAAATTTTGTGGAAAAAGGGCGTACCCTTTGGCTCTGTGAGGGCCTGTAGCTGAGGAGCCAAGTTCTTGGCTGACACACTCTTGGGGAGGGCGCCTTCACAGAATCTCAGGCATCAGGTCTCAGCTTCATCAACAAAATGCAGTCCTGGCGAGGGAAGACCCGCTAGGCTTCCAGATCGAAGTCATCACGCTCCTCATTGTACTCCAGCACGTGCCGCTTGATCTTGGACGAGTCAACCCAGGTGACGAAGTCCTCCATGCTGCGCGTGACAAGGAAGGCGGGGTCGGTGACCACGTCGGGGCCCACGCGCACGTGACCCTGCTCCACGAATGCCACGGCGGCCTGGAGGTGCTGCGCCATGCGCAGCTTAAGGAGCACGGTGGGCAGGCGGCGGCGGCAGAAGGACGAGGCTGTGACGAAATCGCAGAGCTCCAGAGACCCGCGCGTGGGGATTAGGCCGAGAGCATACAGTTTGTCCAGCAGCGCGGCCGAGGAGCGCACGCGAAACGGGTCGCGCTCCGGCAGGTCCCGCAGGCGCCGCGCCAGCTCGCGCACAGCACGGCTCAGCTGGTTGTAGCGCGTGTAGTCCTCGCGCCGTTGCAGCCGATAACGCCGCAACACGCGCAGCTCGTGCAAGTTGTGATCGGTGACCTCCCAGTTCAGGAAGTCCACCTGCTTCAGCAGCTTCTGCTCGTGGAACTTAAGCTTCCGCACCATGACGGCGGCTTGGACGCTGCAGGACCCGTGGCTCAGCGCGCGTTCCGGCGCCCGCGCGACTTCCGCCTCAGCACTGCGAGACTGGGCCTGGGGACCCTGGGCCAATAAAAGAAAGGCTCAGTGCTACGCCCTCTGTTTCCACTGGTCAGGGTGGGGCCACGCCCCGCGTCCGTATCTCGCGATTCTTCTCTTCTTCGCGTTCTCTGAGGGAGGCGGGGAAAGAGCGCTGGTGGACACCTGGGACGAGAGGGGAGGCCCCAAAGACGAGTCTGCGCGGTTTTAAGTCGCCTAGAATTAATCACCTAGTGCCGTAATTATTTCCTCTCATTTAGATTTCTGCCATTCAGTGCCTCTCTGAAACTGGCTTAAAAGGCCAGTTCCTGGAAAGGGGGGTGACTGTCGCGCTAGTTTGGTTGAATTTACTGTGTTGAccgtggcggggtgggggggtcctCCCACCTCGTCGCGGGCTTTCCCGAGCCGGCCGGGGCTGATCGGGTATGCCCACCGCCCACTAACGCCAGGTCCATTAGCAGGTGGGCGGAACGGTTTCCCCCTGCCAAGTGGGGCTAGGCGCCACCGAACCTATGAAATACCGATTCCCAGGCTGCTTCCTACACCCACAGAATCGGGATATACACCGGAGTCACCTGGAAATCTGTATTGTTAACAAGAATGCCAGGTGATTCATAAAACCCAGTAAGTTTGAAAAGCTTGGATAGTACAAGTGCTGACCCTTTAATCCGGGCTCAAACGAATTAGCTTGACAGGGTGCATTTCTGGTGCCGAGTATTTAGTTAACACTTTTTCTGCTAGTTATATCTGTTTTAGCTTAGTGTAGCGCTACAGGACTAACTTCTTTATTTGCCCAAGACTTTGACGCCACCTAGCTTCTTCGcctatcattttgttttatttttgtacgcttctcattgtttttttaaaatataatatttgatatATGGAATATACTATATGTAAGATACAAAGTATAATGAATACTTGTGGACCCAAGAGCCAGTTTAAGAAAGCATCACCAGGACCACTTCATCTACATATTCCAGCCACGCCCCCAGTGAGAGGTAAAGGTACCTACTCTCCTGAATTTAGTGGttatttttaccttttgtttaaaaagaaaaaattttttaatttaaaaaaatttaaaaaggaaaatagtttTATCATTGTAAATGCATCCCTAAATACTGAGAACCTTCTTACTCAAAGTAGTCCATGGATCAGCAGAGAGCtgttggaaatgcagaatttcaggccccatttctgacctacagaatcagaatctgcatttaaccAGACCCCCAGGTAATTTGCATGCACACTGACATTTGAGAAGTGTTGCTTAGAAGACATCACATCGTGTGGAGTTTTTTATCTGTagctgcagttttttttttaactgttgcattatattccattgtttggttCTATCTAATTTATTAATCCATCTCCTGTtggatttttttggagggaatATTTTTAGCAGTGCTACTATTAAAATTCTTGTAGGTTTCCTGTTGCACATATGTAGTAGCTTCTGTTGAATAGTATACATCTTGAAGTTGAATTGCTCAGTTGTAAAGTATGCATGTAAAGTATGCATGAACATGTAAAGTGCATGTTGAGCTTtactagatattgccaaattgttttccaaaggggCTGTACCAGTTTTTATTCCTTTGACAGTGCATGGGAGTTCCCTTTGCTCCTCATTCTTGACAACACTTGgttgttagatttttaaaatatttgccaatctgATGAGTGTGTGATGGTATTtaactgtgattttaatttgcatttcctgatgaatAAAGGTTTCATATGTGTTTCCTCCTCTATAGAATGCCTCTTTGTgtcttttgtgtatttttctattgGATTATGGGGTAAGtagaataatggccccccaaagatgttcacccagaacctgtgaatgttaccttacgtgaaaaaagggattttgcagatgtgattaaattaaggatcttgagaccaTGACATTGTCCTGGATTAACTGGGTGAGTCTCatgtaatcacaagtgtccttataagtgaaaaagggaggcagaagagtcagGGAGATGTGGTGATACATACAGAAGTCTGAGGTGTGATTGCTTGCTTTGAAGATGAATGGGGGCCATGAGCAAAGGATTGTGGgcaacctctagaagctggaaaaggcaaggaaatggaattttacttagagcctccagaaggaacacagcccttgctgacaccttgatttgagCCGAGTGAGATCCAGTTTGGATTTCTGGTCTCCAatactgtaagataataaatttgtgttgttttaagccactaagtttgtggtaatttgttacagctgcaataggaaactaatacagactgTTTGCTTTTTTCTAATTGATTTGAAGGTGTACTTTGTatgttctggatattaatccttaaTCAGTTATCTATGGTGCAAATACCTTTTCCCAGTTTGCACTTTATCCCCACCCTTCATACTCCCCCAGCCTCACTCCCTTCTATCTTCAGCTCTTGCTCAATGTGTCTGCAGGAGGACTCTTGGTTAACTTCCTTCTCCCcagacaataaacataataagTAAACTATATATGTTAGCAGGTGATAAGTGTCATGAAACAAAACTGAGCAGGATATAGGAGAGCTTGGGATGAGGATGGGCTGTAATTTTAAGCAGGGCATGTCAGGGTAGGTCTTACTGAGAAGGTGATATTTCATAGGGGGTTAGCCATGTGGATATGTAGGGGAAGAACAtttcaggaagaggaaacagtgaGTGCAAATGCCTTAAGACAGGAATGTGCCTGGCATATCAGAAGAAGAATAACGAAGCCATCTTGGTTGGAGCAGAGTGCTCTAGGGGGTGAGGAAAGGGGGCTCAGATAACAGAGGCCCCATAGGCTCTTTTAAGGACTTTGGTTTTTAGGTTAAGtgagatgaggacactgaaggGTCTTGAGCCGAGAATTGACATCTAACATGTTTTAAAAGGATTGCTCtgactgctgtgttgagaatagacaTATTCTCAGGAGGCAGGGCTGGAAACATAGAGGCCATTAGGAAGCTGTTGTGGTGGTGCACGCAAGAAAGGTGGTAGCTGGGACCAGGAAAGCAGCTGTGAGATGCCAATGAGAGAGGAGTCCCAGAATAAGGAGAGGGTCAAAGGATGGCTCCAGTTTGGGACCTAAGCAAGTGGAAGAAAGTACTCATCACCTGAGATGGGGAAGGCTGCCAAATAGGTCAGATTTGGGGGGCAAGATTAGAAATTCAATTTTGGACATGTTCGGTTGGAGGTGTCTATTAGACATTCAAAGGGAGATGT
Above is a genomic segment from Pseudorca crassidens isolate mPseCra1 chromosome 1, mPseCra1.hap1, whole genome shotgun sequence containing:
- the IMP3 gene encoding U3 small nucleolar ribonucleoprotein protein IMP3, with protein sequence MVRKLKFHEQKLLKQVDFLNWEVTDHNLHELRVLRRYRLQRREDYTRYNQLSRAVRELARRLRDLPERDPFRVRSSAALLDKLYALGLIPTRGSLELCDFVTASSFCRRRLPTVLLKLRMAQHLQAAVAFVEQGHVRVGPDVVTDPAFLVTRSMEDFVTWVDSSKIKRHVLEYNEERDDFDLEA